The genomic segment AGACCAGTGGATCATCAGACACGCGGATCCAGGCGCGGACAAGATCCACGCTAGGGACCCTGGGGAGGTCCATCTCTTCGGCTGCACGGCTGGCGTGCCTACCCAGGTGCCGGTACAGCTCAGGTGTGAGATCCGCTGTGACCCGGATCGGGTCGGACCTGATGGCCGTCTCCCCTGCCGGGGCCGCGTCCGGCTCGACGCGTCGGTGGGCAGCTCGCCGGCGTGCCTCACGCCTGGCGTCTTTTTCGCTGGGTGCCATCACCCTTCCCCACGCTTGAGCAGCTCCTCGGCGAGCGCCTCGAACTCGGTTGCTCGTGCCTTGACCGGCAAGCCGAACGACTGCGAGTAGCGGTTGACGAACGGCACGGTCGCGGTCAGCACGTGCCAGCCATCTTCGGTGAGGTCCTCGCGGGTCTCCACGTGAGTCGTCGATGACCGGTTGATCCGGTTGAGGAGTACGGACACACGGGCAGGTGTGGCCCGGACCGGCTGGATGTCATCGATCTCGTCGGCGACCGGCGCCATGCGGTTGATCTCGATGCCGTGCGGGGCGACCGGGATGACCAGCTCATCGGCAAGACGCAGGACGGACCGAGCGATGCCCTTGTGATCTTCCATCTGCGGGGCGTCGATGACGACGATCTCGCCGGGTTTGGCGACCTCTGGCACGCGGCGGTGTAGTTCCTTGGAGGGCATGCCGATGATCCGGAACGGGAAGCCATCGGCAAGATCGCTCCACTCCAATGCCGAGGCGGCCGGGTCGGCGTCGACCAGGAGGACGGGGCGGCCCAGTTCGTAAAAGGCGTGAGCCAGCCAGACCGCCGAGGTGGTCTTGCCGGTGCCAGGCTTGAGGTTGATCAGGGCGACGGTGAGTGACATCAGGTCTCCCGCTGCTCAGGCTGGTAATTTCGCATACCCTCATGCTGCCGTAGTTACTGCACTACTGCACTACTGCACGTCCCTTGACTAAGTAAAGAGCGGGGCCCCCTGATCAATTCAGCGAGAGGGCGCGAGCCATCGCCACGGCGAAGATCTGGCCGTTGTTG from the Nonomuraea gerenzanensis genome contains:
- a CDS encoding ParA family protein — translated: MSLTVALINLKPGTGKTTSAVWLAHAFYELGRPVLLVDADPAASALEWSDLADGFPFRIIGMPSKELHRRVPEVAKPGEIVVIDAPQMEDHKGIARSVLRLADELVIPVAPHGIEINRMAPVADEIDDIQPVRATPARVSVLLNRINRSSTTHVETREDLTEDGWHVLTATVPFVNRYSQSFGLPVKARATEFEALAEELLKRGEG